In Candidatus Woesearchaeota archaeon, the DNA window AGAGGATGAAGTTAGCATCCTTAGGCAGCACGGAAGGGCAATAAGCTTCTTCGTATGCCTCTTTATCGGCTTTGTTATTGGCTACGCAATATTTTATGTCTCAATGCCGTTTAGCATTGTTCAGAAGGCGTTTGTCATACAAACACAAACAATAACTGCGGTGAATGGAAATGCAACAGGAGGAATAGCTTCATACTGGAATGCTTTTACAACGATATTTGTGAATAATTTCAAGGTAATGCTTTTCTGCCTTCTTTTCTCCTTTGTCTATGGAATGGGGGCAATATTCATACTTGTCTGGAACGCATCTGTTCTAGGAGCCGCAACAGGGAATTTCATAAGGACAAACCTTCAGCACTACACTTCTGTTCTTGGAATGAGCGCGCCTGCAGCATACCTGAAAGCATACGCGCTTGGGCTTTTCAGGTATTCAATACACGGGATTCCGGAAATGGCTGCATATTTTGTAGCAGGGCTTGCAGGAAGCATAATCTCAATTGCGGTGATAAGGCACGACCTTGCAACAAAGAATTTTGAAAAGATAATGATGGACTCCTCTGATTTGATAGTCATATCAATAATAATACTTTTTATTGCTGCAATACTTGAGATTTTCATAACCCCTGTGCTTTTCTAAAAAAAATCTCAATCTGCACTTAGTAAAACAACACCTTTTTAAATAAGATTTTCCAACAGAACCGCAATGGCAGCAAAAAGAAGAAAAAACCGGGAAGAAGCAGCTGAGATAAAAGCGATAATAGATGCGGAAATAAAAGAGGGCTGCAAGCCTTTACCGCCTGAAAAGGAGGAAAAGAGGGAAATTCCAGAAGCGGAGGAGAAAGCGCCAAAAGAAAAAATCAGGGCGCTGTTCACAGGAGAGCGTGTTGTAACTGAGAACTCTGATGCGTCCAGGGAACTCTACAACCAAAGCAGGTTCGGAGCAATTCTGGATGATGGAAAGGTCCAGCTTGCATTCTTTGAGGCGATGTTTCTTTCAGAAAAGGGCAAGATTGAGATAGTTGACTCAAATGAGAAGAAGATAGATAAGGAGAATTTCTTCAAAAAAGTGAAGAGGATAGACAAAAACGTCTGGGTAAGGTATTCTGTATTCAAGGATTTAAGAAACCGGGGATACATTGTAAAAACCGCCCTTAAATTCGGAGCTGACTTCAGGGTTTATGACCGCGGCATAAAACCCGGCGAAGACCACGCAAAATGGATT includes these proteins:
- a CDS encoding stage II sporulation protein M → MVLEYIIGPRGAEKKPYQMIFIGMLYVVAALLISFWIFPDNVDLVAVFLCTFASIPVIYDALRIQEKEGVEIEDEVSILRQHGRAISFFVCLFIGFVIGYAIFYVSMPFSIVQKAFVIQTQTITAVNGNATGGIASYWNAFTTIFVNNFKVMLFCLLFSFVYGMGAIFILVWNASVLGAATGNFIRTNLQHYTSVLGMSAPAAYLKAYALGLFRYSIHGIPEMAAYFVAGLAGSIISIAVIRHDLATKNFEKIMMDSSDLIVISIIILFIAAILEIFITPVLF
- the endA gene encoding tRNA-intron lyase; its protein translation is MAAKRRKNREEAAEIKAIIDAEIKEGCKPLPPEKEEKREIPEAEEKAPKEKIRALFTGERVVTENSDASRELYNQSRFGAILDDGKVQLAFFEAMFLSEKGKIEIVDSNEKKIDKENFFKKVKRIDKNVWVRYSVFKDLRNRGYIVKTALKFGADFRVYDRGIKPGEDHAKWIVYPVHESGSSTWYEFAAKNRVAHSTKKRLLIGIVDDEGDVTYYEIKWIRP